The genomic interval AAGTTTAATCTGCTCTTCTATCCTTATGAGTCCCTTAGACTCTTCCTTACTCCATTTGAATCTTCAGGGTTCGCTTGGCTTCTGCACTGTTCAGTTTTCAAGGTACATCTTTCTTCCTTCCCTCTTCACCGCCCCATCGCGGCGACAAGAAGTATCTTATCATATCCGTATCAATAAATCAACTGGAATTTTTATGGAATTTTTTTGTAATTATCGGTTAAATGATAAACAGTTTAATAAGTACTAGAGTAGCAAGGCCAGGTATTCCCAATAATCCGGTTATAAGTGCAGTTATGGGATTGATCGGTATACTAAAGTTGAATAGTTGTCCAAACAAATTAACGAAAAAGAGCATAATTGCTCCTACCATTAGCTGAATAACACCATACCCGAGTATTTTTAACGGACGGAATGCAGACTGTGTCAATAAAATAAATACCGCAAAAATGATGACAATCCCTATAATCCCCCAGCTCCAACCCATCATGTATTACCCCTTTCAATATATTTTAATCTGTATTCGATCTCTGTTCCGATCCTATTCCTATCCTACTCGTCCACTTCTTCCTTTAGAACAAAAAAGGACGTATAAAAAAGAACCTATCCATTTCTGGATAGGTTCGGTCTAAATTATTTTAGGGTATTTTTATATTGCTTTAATAAGAATTCGTATCTTCTTTGAAGTAATGGTATATAATATGTTTTATCTAAATCATCATCCATTAATAATCTTAAGGAGCTCTCAAATTTCTTCCAATCCCTTTGAGCCTGATGTATTTCCTCCAGCAGATGCTTTTTCTCTTGCTCAAATAGCGGATGCTCCTTATTAAAAAAGGCCATAACGTCTACCCCTCTCCTTTATTATACATCATTATATGGCCTTAAATTTCTGATGATGACGACAATTTCATAATTCCCTTCTTCCTTCTAATGCTTTGGTTAAAGTAACTTCATCTGCATACTCTAAATCCCCTCCAACCGGAAGACCGTGGGCAATACGAGTCACTTTAATTCCTGTAGGCTTTAAAAGGCGAGAAAGATACATGGCTGTTGCTTCCCCTTCTATATTGGGATTGGTTGCTAAAATCAGTTCTGATACCGTTCCATCTTTAAGTCGGTTTAGTAGCTCTGGTACCCGGATATCTTCCGGTCCAACGCCATCCATAGGAGAAATGGCCCCATGTAAAACATGATAAAAACCGAAAAACTCCTTTGTCTTCTCCATAGCCACCACATCTTTCGGATCCTGTACAACACAAATAACCCCTTTATCCCTGGAAGGATCCCGACAAATTTGACAGGGATCAATATCCGTTATGTTGCAGCATGATGAACAGTAATGAAGGTTTCTTTTGGCATTTACAAGGGCTTTGGCCAGTGTCACGACATCCTCTTCTTCCATGCCTAATACAAAAAACGCCAAGCGACCCGCTGTTTTCGGACCTATACCTGGCAATTTCATAAAACCCTCCATTAGTTTAAATATAGGTTCAGGATATTGATACATGGTCTATCTCCTAAAACAATCCCGGAATATTTAAGCCACCTGTAACTTTCCCTAAATCAGCACTTGCCAAGTCATCCACTTTTTTTAATGCATCATTGACTGCCGCTAAAACTAAATCTTGGAGCATTTCTATATCATCTGAATCAACTACTTCGGGCTTAATTATGACATCT from Microaerobacter geothermalis carries:
- a CDS encoding pro-sigmaK processing inhibitor BofA family protein, whose protein sequence is MGWSWGIIGIVIIFAVFILLTQSAFRPLKILGYGVIQLMVGAIMLFFVNLFGQLFNFSIPINPITALITGLLGIPGLATLVLIKLFII
- a CDS encoding DUF2508 family protein; this encodes MAFFNKEHPLFEQEKKHLLEEIHQAQRDWKKFESSLRLLMDDDLDKTYYIPLLQRRYEFLLKQYKNTLK
- the recR gene encoding recombination mediator RecR, which produces MYQYPEPIFKLMEGFMKLPGIGPKTAGRLAFFVLGMEEEDVVTLAKALVNAKRNLHYCSSCCNITDIDPCQICRDPSRDKGVICVVQDPKDVVAMEKTKEFFGFYHVLHGAISPMDGVGPEDIRVPELLNRLKDGTVSELILATNPNIEGEATAMYLSRLLKPTGIKVTRIAHGLPVGGDLEYADEVTLTKALEGRREL
- a CDS encoding YbaB/EbfC family nucleoid-associated protein, which translates into the protein MKNMNQMMRQVKKMQEQMQKAQEALKEKTVEGTAGGGMVTIKANGHKEILDVIIKPEVVDSDDIEMLQDLVLAAVNDALKKVDDLASADLGKVTGGLNIPGLF